The Hypanus sabinus isolate sHypSab1 chromosome 31, sHypSab1.hap1, whole genome shotgun sequence genome window below encodes:
- the LOC132383678 gene encoding ubiquinol-cytochrome-c reductase complex assembly factor 3-like, which translates to MSGRSLVMSAWALAALGAGGVCWLLVGPSEQRQRDIAQHLPEMNRAHGEDSRHRNAMVMEAIKKSAETQRNVALDTEWKKVFHSDPLPREPERGANDRK; encoded by the exons ATGAGCGGCCGGAGTCTGGTGATGAGCGCTTGGGCGCTGGCGGCCCTGGGCGCCGGCGGTGTGTGCTGGTTGCTGGTGGGCCCGAGCGAGCAGCGCCAGCGGGACATCGCCCAG CACCTCCCGGAAATGaaccgggcccacggggaggacAGCAGGCACAGGAATGCCATGGTGATGGAGGCCATCAAGAAGTCTGCGGAGACACAGAGGAACGTGGctttagacacggaatggaagaAGGTATTTCATTCGGACCCCTTACCCAGGGAGCCGGAGAGGGGAGCCAACGATCGGAAATGA